CAACCCAGTGCCTGGCAAGAAAAATGCCTTCCTCTGTGAGGGGGAACTCCCCCTTTCCTTTGCATGCCCCCCCCCAAATGCCAATCGCAGTCCAACCCAGCTAGCTGGCCCCTCTCCACTGACTTCTAACTCAATTGCTCTCAGCCTGGGCTTCTCTGCTGAGAATAAAGACACCTTCAAGAGGAGGAATGGTCCAGATTCTAACAGATTTCCTAGAGCCAGTCAGAGTAACCATCCTCTGCTCTGGGCACGTACAAATTCCCTGAATATTTGCAAACAAGCATGCAGTAACTTCTATGCCTAGATACCCTCAGAACTCCAggatacggggcgcctgggtggctcagtgggttatagcctctgccttcaactcaggtcatgatcccagggtcctgggatcgagccccgcatcgggctctctgctcagcagggagcctgctccccatccttgtgatctctatctgtcaaataaataaataaaatcttaaaaaaagaaaagaaaactccgGGACACGCAAGAGAGCTGCTCCCAAGCACTAGAGAGTTTCCCAAGGTCAGACCTAGGGAGAAACTCAGACACTGTCCTCTCCAACCCCTGCCATTGttacagacagggaaactgaggctcatagcCAGAGAGTGATTTGTCTCAAGTCCATAGGCTCAGCAGTCCGGAGGCTTGGATTCTAGGCATTCCAGACTGGCTGTGTGGTCTGAAGCAGTGAACTCCttgggcctcagtgtcccctcTGTAAAGCTAGAGCATGGAGTGGGAGGGGTTGGTCTAAAAGATCTCTCAGGTCCCTTTTTGGACTGACAGCTTGCGGTTCTCTGTCTGCTCATGTAAAAGTGAGCGACAATATGATCTCGGAGTTCGGACAATAAAGGGCACCACCTCTGCCAAAAGCAGAGTATTTTTTCTTGGAATTAAATGTTTACACCCCCCACTGCTGAGCACCAACCCCACGCCTGGTTCTCCTTGCCCCCCCCCAAGGCTCATACACTGGTTTTTACCACCActctgtgcgtgtgtgcgtgcatgtgtgtgtgtgtgtgtgtgtggtgtgtgtgaggggggggGTGTTCTCTATCTCCATCACCAAATCAAAAGTGCTATTTTTGGACACAGCAACCTGAGCAGTAAATAATTAATTTGTATAATTAGAGGAGGAAGGCTTTGGCCTGGCAATTTTTAACCAGGAGTCAATGCACCCATTGTACCAGCCTGGCCTTCTCACCCGACCCCCAACTCTGCCCACACACCTACCAGCCTCCCCAGCTGCCTCCTCCTCAGTTGGAGACCAGCATTTCCAAAATGGCCAGAAAGAAGGTTTCAGAGTcagcctctgctccctccccaagAAAGTTTCATTCTCTGCCTTGCTTCCCTCTACAGAAATCGGTCTGCTTGCAGCTACCCCTCAAAGCTcgcttttcctaccccctaatgCTCTGCGAGCTCCAggtccaggctctctgctcctgggaCACATGAAATCCACCTCCCCAGTTCAAGATGCCCCAACAATGCAGCGAGTTTGCATTTCAAGAAACTCCCATTAATATCAATTTACTTCACTGAAACCTCGGGTTCTTCATCAAGTTGATGATTTATgataaaatcaattaaattacGGCCACTTAGGGCCCAGCCGCTTCCTCTCAGATTTCATTGGTGCGGGGCCCAAGTGTCTGGTGGAAAAATGCAAGTTTAGCTGGAGGCGAGGAAAGATAATTCTGCGGCTGAGAAAATTTAATGCAAAACAATTTCCAGGCAAAGCCAGGCTTCTAGACAGAAATGCAAGAGCCACCAATTGGCCTGAGGAAATAACTATCTGGGGTCaaaatatttctctccccacccctcagcatCCTGTATGGCTCTTTTGCTCTGTTCTCCTTTGTGCTCACTTGCCCCTTCCCAAGCAGAGACTTTGGGAAAAATTGGAGCAGTGATGGTGGAACCCATGCCTGCCAAGGCCCAGGGTCACACCGCTGAGCTCTGCTACTATTCTGGggtctttttctcctctcctcctctccttcccacgcAGCCATGCTCACTAATTCCTTAGCCTCCCATGGCAAAGTTAAAGGTTCAAAGTGAAGATCAGGGAGTCCATGCACATGGCCCAGAGGGGCGAAGGACCAGTCCAAGTGGACTGTCTGCACATGGCTGTGGGCGGAAAGAAAGCACATTCTGGACCAGCACCACCCCATGGTGAGGGCACAGGGCAGCAAAATGTGTTTAAACTACCACATCACAGAGGACCAGGACCAGAGAACACCGAGCCTCCTTCCCAGCCCCGTGTGCCCACTCACAAAGCGACGCTGCACCCCCATGGACCCCAGCCTGAGCACATGTGTACCCCTGCGTGCTAACACTCTCacacaacacacaaacacacctccACGTGTGCATGCTTGCACACTATCCTTATACATCACACAGACCCACCACATCCTGCGCCTGCAAAGGGACAGTTCCCACCATCTCCCCACATCTGGGAAAATAAATCCCAGCAAAGGAAGCTGGCATCGCCTCCCACTCCTAGGAGAGGGGCTCCTCCCGCCTCTGctctgtttggtttttggtttccaGAGCAGTCTGGGAGTAAACATAGCTTCTCTGAAGCCATAAATCACCCCCTCTCCTACCTTCTCAGTTTAACACCCGGCCTCACCGCAACCCTTGTAGTTTCAGCTTCAAATAACCCGCCAGGTGCTAAAAGGCTCACCATGGTGACAGCTGGACTGTGGGAGCAGGGCCCAgctgtccccccaaccccaggagaTGCCCCCGCATTTCCTTCATAATGCACAGCTTCCAGCTCCCCTGGAAAACCCTCCAGAGCGTCCAACACCCTTCCTGAGCCAGAAAGCTCCTCCACCCCCTAACTGGGTTCCTGTCCacacacggggtgggggggggggcggcgtgCAAGCCCACATTCCTCCACATTGCCCGGCACACCCGGATCCCTCTATCCCCTCAGCACCCACCGGCCTCTTTAAGGTGCTCCCATCTTTGTCTTCCACAATTGGGATCCGGCCTCTTTCCTGACCCAGGAGAGAGACCTGGGGGCTGGGGACTCGGCCTGCCCCTACACACACGTACCCACCCCCCCACggacacccccacacccctcgcCGGATCCCGGCCGCCAGGCTCCGCACCCCTACTTACCTGTGCGGACTCCCGCTAGGGCGCAGGCCGCGGGCAGCGGGGAGCAGCGGGCGCGCGGGAGCCGACTGCCAGGCCCGGGTCCCTGGGCCCCAGCGGGGGCGCCCCGTCCGCAGCCCGCCGCATAGCGCTCGTGCAGACCCCAGCGGGCCCCGGAGCGGCGGGCGGCGCGGGGAGAGGCCCGGAAGCGctcgccccctccccgcccctgcccctgcccccgcccccggcttTGTTAGGCCCTCGAGGCCGCGGGGCGGCGAAGCGCGCGCGGAGGCTGCGCTCGGGGCGCTCGGGGTCCCGGGCCGGAGAAGCCGGAGCGCCCCCTCGGCGACGGCCCGCGTGGGGCTGCGGGCGGCCGGGCGCGCCTGGCACGCAGCCGGATCGGGGCTGCGAGAGCTGGCCGAGCTGCCGGGCGAGAGGAGCCGCGAATGACAGGGGGCACGGCGAGGCGCGGGGGGCGCCAGGGGCGCCATGGCGGAAGGCGGGCGCACGGGCGGCTCTTCAATGTCACCAGCGAAATGGGTTCCATATGTCCGGCCCAgcggagaagggaggggaagagagagagttctGGGCAGGACGGGAcgggaggatgggggtgggggtgcgcagtggagggagagagcaggggcgCGAGGGGGAAAAGGGACGGATGGGAGAAGCAAGAAGGTTTGCATTTTCCAGGTTCCCTGGAGTTTTCTAAAGCAGCTTAGGCTGGTAGgaactttctttccctttttccttttcttttcctgaaagatgggggagggaggagattaGTAAGGGCAGCATCCGTTTGTTCCTGCTGGGGCTTCAAGGGAGGAGATGTGGATTGGAGGTGAAAGGGAAAGTTCTTAGGCGGCTGGCAGACCGACTTCTTCTCCCTCGCcctgaagagggaaagaagagatcAAACCGGCCAGGGGGAAGAGAGGCCAAGGAAGGATTCCGGGGTCCAGGTGTGAGCGCCTGACCCCAAACACCACCACCACGCCACCACCCCTGCGGAATTT
This region of Mustela lutreola isolate mMusLut2 chromosome 15, mMusLut2.pri, whole genome shotgun sequence genomic DNA includes:
- the HOXB3 gene encoding homeobox protein Hox-B3 isoform X2; this encodes MQTFLLLPSVPFPPRAPALSLHCAPPPPSSRPVLPRTLSLPLPSPLGRTYGTHFAGDIEEPPVRPPSAMAPLAPPAPRRAPCHSRLLSPGSSASSRSPDPAACQARPAARSPTRAVAEGALRLLRPGTPSAPSAASARASPPRGLEGLTKPGAGAGAGAGRGRALPGLSPRRPPLRGPLGSARALCGGLRTGRPRWGPGTRAWQSAPARPLLPAARGLRPSGSPHRRGDFSPAARAGARCEYILCLPVLPSSVAKPGLCTLRPIRTCQSPGAELPGLLLILLPPAPKLAALSPVCSEPAAASRLGVLDAFSSPPWSSRAGRLLATTAAASQTARGGSQGLAPATNLPALSRRRRNLHSFLLRLCLLRFPHSPGLCPTMV